The window AGCACTGGTGGGGACCCGCCGACATTGTCTGACATACCGTACCCGCGAGCGGCGTTggggttgctgctgctcggcgcGTTGGGGCCACTGGTAGCGTTGCTGTGAATACGAGCTGGGAGCGGTGACGGCTCTTCGTGGTCTCGCGGATTCATATGACGCAGAGGATGATCAGAGCCAACACCACGGCCGAGCCGCGAGCCTCGCTCAGGCGTATAGGCTTCCACGGGAGCGACCGGGAACGAGCTGAATCCAGGCGATGACACCGGTGGAGACTTCTTAGCGGTGGCTGAGAACGAGGTGTCCAAGCTTGTGACGTGAGTGCCGCGCGCCGACGAAGGGGGCTCCTTGGTAGCAGGCGATGACGGGGCAGAAGACTGTGTGCCCTTGCGCATCTGTTTTTTCCGGTACTCCTCGCGGTACTCCGCGGCGATCATCCACTTCATTCCCTTGCCCGGCTCGTCTGTCCGTCTCGGGACTTTCTGGAAAGCCTTGTTGAGAGACAGATTGTGCCGAATGGAGTTCTGCCAGCCGCTCTGCGAATGCCGGTAGAAGGCGTATCGCTCCATGATCCAATTGTAGATATTGTTCAGCGTgagcttctcttcctcactGGAGAAGATAGCCTGCGCAATCAACGTAGCGTAACTGTACGGTGGCTTCAGGTCTTTGGCTCCGTCTTTGCTGTAGTCGATCTCCTCGGTGCTTTCCATCATCATGCCCCGGTTGTACAGCGGCGACTGCTTGGCGGTGCGCGCGCCAATGGTGTCCGGCgaccgcggcggcggcgtcaccTGGCGCTTGAGGAATTGGGGCGCAGGAGCTAACGAAGGACCGCCGGATGAGGACGGCCGGGCAGGTTCGGTTGCCTGTGAGTTTGACGGATGGGCATGCTGAGAAGCGTCCCATGCGTTCGAAGAAGGATCTGGCTCTTCACCATTGGCGATGCGCTGAGCGCGCTCCACAAAGCTCGGGTGGATGTGAGCATCGTCTCCGGGAGTAACAAATATCATTTGTGTGTTGGCGACTTCGATAATGTCGCCGCAGGAGAGGACGGCGTCAGACCCGCGCTTAACGATCGAGTTGTTCAAGCGCACACCATTGCGACCGTTCACCCGAATATGCCAGGCGGGCGTCTCTTCGCCATCGTAAAAGATCTCCGCATGCAGACGGGAGACGAACTTGCTTGGGCCCAGATCAACGTGGACATCCGGCAGCGCGCGAGCAGCGATCGTGACGGGACTAGACTGTTCATTGGATCTCTGCTCACGGTCGGGTTCACGGCCGATATTGACATGCAGCGTCTTGACGTAGTATGTCCAGTTACGGCCCGCAATCTTCGCATAGGCCTGGATGCTCTGCTTATTCTCGGTCTTGGAGTTGGAGTGGTCGCGCGTGACGCGCAACTCTTCGCGGGCGGTATTGAGATACGAAATCACCAAATCGACCACATCTTGTTGAGTCGAGGGGTCGTGCTCGCCAGCCGActcttcggcttcatcgCCGGACTCGGTTTTGACGGTTTTGTCGGTGCGGCGGTCAACCTGGAAATCAGATAAGAAATTCCCCAGTCAGCATTGTTTCCTGCGCGCCCCCAGCCACACCCGCACACCAGTTCCAGAACTCaccttgcgcttcttgttAGATGGCCGACTAGGCGATGAGTCCGGCGCCTCCACATCCGACGTTTCCTGCAGTTGGATTTCCTTGCGCCGCGCGCGACGGCGATTCGACAGTGGCATTTTTTCCGTACCGGCGGAGGTCCACCCACTCTCTcacaaacaaacaaaaagacTTTTCCTCTTGCTTTCTTCCAGATGCTGCGTAGTATGCACCGCAGGAATCCAGAACCGGGTGTTGTGTCGCAAAAGTGTGTGTGTGTACAAAAACAAACACGGGGGGCGGGCCACTGGAGCGAAggcgaagaaaagaggcGAAATCGCCAGCAGTTCCgggaagagaacaaaaaaacaaaTGTCACGACTCGAACCGGCTTTCAGCGGGTCTCGGAGGCGCGCTCAGAGGTAGAACCAGAGAACGAAAAGGCGACAGAGCCGGCGAACCGATTTCTGCGGGTTTGCCACCGCGACCAAACGAGCCGGGCgggaggggggaaaaaaCGTGAGCACTAAACACAAGTGCGCAGCAACACCGCACCCCGAGCCAGCAGAAAAACAGGCTGATTCTGAGGCCAGTGGATGAgagccggtggtggttggttggttggagGTGGTAGAGTCGATTGGTTATTATCGATAGGCCTCGATCGACGCGATGGCGTCTGTTTGGGGTTGACCGCCTTGCGTCGCGTGGGGAGCGTGATTTGCGAGGGAGTTGTATACACACGGATAGTAAAGGAAAACGtaggagagaagaaggggaaaataAAGGatcgaaaagaaaagaaaaagacattCACTCCAAAGCCATAAACAGAGGCCTGCACGGTGGGTAATAGATGACGCCGTATGTGGGATCGCGCCAACGCTTCCGAGCGCAGAGGCCAATGTGACTGTAAACTAGGGCGGCGGGGCAGATGGAATGGCCTGGCTATG of the Penicillium psychrofluorescens genome assembly, chromosome: 1 genome contains:
- a CDS encoding uncharacterized protein (ID:PFLUO_001796-T1.cds;~source:funannotate), whose translation is MPLSNRRRARRKEIQLQETSDVEAPDSSPSRPSNKKRKVDRRTDKTVKTESGDEAEESAGEHDPSTQQDVVDLVISYLNTAREELRVTRDHSNSKTENKQSIQAYAKIAGRNWTYYVKTLHVNIGREPDREQRSNEQSSPVTIAARALPDVHVDLGPSKFVSRLHAEIFYDGEETPAWHIRVNGRNGVRLNNSIVKRGSDAVLSCGDIIEVANTQMIFVTPGDDAHIHPSFVERAQRIANGEEPDPSSNAWDASQHAHPSNSQATEPARPSSSGGPSLAPAPQFLKRQVTPPPRSPDTIGARTAKQSPLYNRGMMMESTEEIDYSKDGAKDLKPPYSYATLIAQAIFSSEEEKLTLNNIYNWIMERYAFYRHSQSGWQNSIRHNLSLNKAFQKVPRRTDEPGKGMKWMIAAEYREEYRKKQMRKGTQSSAPSSPATKEPPSSARGTHVTSLDTSFSATAKKSPPVSSPGFSSFPVAPVEAYTPERGSRLGRGVGSDHPLRHMNPRDHEEPSPLPARIHSNATSGPNAPSSSNPNAARGYGMSDNVGGSPPVLSSSYYDEGPSSMITPAPQRQQPRLPPPSTAQIPSKFMPMSSPAQFWKFADIGSTPARPVPDMSPLKGEPDDRLIAGFPSSSPPPPNLASPSKPGTSNGLGSSRTLPPLQSEHGEMGGPNRTHQEEHMEEEDEDDGGSGGGGGFDLARGFQPIGSYHRQLSNAARATAT